From a region of the Globicephala melas chromosome 19, mGloMel1.2, whole genome shotgun sequence genome:
- the LYPD5 gene encoding LOW QUALITY PROTEIN: ly6/PLAUR domain-containing protein 5 (The sequence of the model RefSeq protein was modified relative to this genomic sequence to represent the inferred CDS: inserted 2 bases in 1 codon; deleted 1 base in 1 codon; substituted 2 bases at 2 genomic stop codons) codes for MESQVCDSAGVCFSDGSQALQCYSFQHFYFGPFDLSGMKFLNVSCLLGCSEAVLSLNTGYRASMTMVQKGCWTGPATGQMQWNDKALPPNYSVVRGXGTDLCNANFQTHDSLANLGRAPNPPTLSGPKCYSXVGIHPEDCTPEKFWRVQCHQDQSICLQGNGSMTFGNFSVPVYIRTCHRPSCTTQGTTSPWTNIDLQGSCCEGHLCNKDSISXFTSASGTVPPGRPPTVIVLLLMATLLASTLGGPLGLSS; via the exons ATGGAGAGTCAAGTATGCGACAGCGCTGGAGTGTGCTTCAGTGACG GGTCCCAAGCCCTGCAATGCTACAGCTTTCAACACTTCTACTTCGGGCCCTTTGACCTCAGTGGCATGAAATTCCTCAATGTCTCCTGTCTCCTCGGATGCTCCGAGGCTGTCTTATCCCTGAACACTG GGTACCGCGCCTCAATGACCATGGTACAGAAGGGCTGCTGGACAGGCCCGGCTACGGGCCAGATGCAGTGGAATGACAAGGCGCTGCCGCCTAACTACTCGGTGGTGCGCGGCTGAGGGACCGACCTTTGCAACGCGAACTTCCAGACCCACGACTCCCTCGCCAACCTGGGCCGAG CGCCCAACCCGCCGACGCTCAGCGGCCCCAAGTGCTACTCCTGAGTGGGGATCCACCCGGAGGACTGCACCCCGGAGAAGTTCTGGCGGGTCCAGTGTCACCAGGACCAAAGCATCTGCCTCCAGGGCAATGGCAGCATGACCTTTG GCAATTTCTCAGTCCCTGTGTACATCAGAACTTGCCACCGGCCCTCCTGCACCACCCAGGGCACCACCAGCCCGTGGACAAACATCgacctccagggctcctgctgtGAGGGGCACCTCTGCAACAAGGACTCCATCAG CTTCACCAGCGCCTCGGGCACCGTCCCTCCT GGGCGCCCCCCCACCGTCATAGTCCTTCTCCTCATGGCTACCCTGCTGGCTAGCACTCTGGGAGGCCCCCTCGGGCTCTCCTCATAG